Part of the Desulfuromonas sp. genome is shown below.
GACCCGGTTTTGCCTGACCGGTGAACCGGACCAGGTCGGCGGTCTGGCCGCGGCGCTGACCGAAGCAGGCGGTCGCGTCGAAGAGGTTGTCCTGACCGTCAAGTCGCCCCGGATGGACGCCATAAAGGCCGCATCGGTCCGGGTCGGTGATCTTGAGGATGCCGAAAACGCGGCCGCCGGCTACGACATGATCATCGGCAACTTTCACTGTGAAGCGTTGGCCCATCGCCGGCACAAGGGACTGATGCTGCGCGGCTACCCGAACTGGGAGGAAGTGGGCCATCAGTTGAAGAACGATGTGCTCTATGAGGGCGGCTGCTACCTGTTGTTCGAAGCGGCGAATATTGCGGCTAAACACAGAGAAGCTGTTGGCCACGAAGACACGAAGGCACCAAGAAAGACAAATGCCTTTTAACGGAGAGACGCTGAGAAGGAGAGAAAAGATCTTGCTGGTTCCTTTGTGACTTAGTGCCTTCGTGGCAAAAGGTTTTTACATACAAAAAGATTAAACGACATAAAGTCAAACAGACAAAAAAAGAACAAATTCTTATAGATATTTCAACGGAGAGTCAAAGAGACGCAGAGTAAAGGCAAAAGAGGTAAAGTCAGTTTATCCTGGACCCTGACTTCCTCTCCCTCTCTCCACCTCTCCGTTAAGAAACGATTCTGACCTTCTTCGTGTCTTGGTGCCTTCGTGGCAAAAGGTTTTTCCAGTATGAACGATTACACCGACATAATCCGAAAATGGGCAACCGACGACCGTCACAGCGGCCTGCTCGACAAGCCGGACGGGGTCGGTGAAGTCGGCCTCGAGGCGGGTGAAGCCGGGCGCAAACTGGCGGTCCGTTTTACCCTGCAGCGCCAGGGCGAGCGGATCGATAAAATCCGCTATCAGGTGTTTGGCTGCGGCTTCACCATCGCCGCCTGCGCGGCGGCAGCCGATCTCGCCGAGGGAGAGGCCTTTGCCGCAGCCAGGACGATTGATGCCGGCGCCATTAACCGCACTCTCGAAGGGCTGCCGGCGGAACGGGATTACTGTGCCGAGATCGCGATCCGCGCCCTGCGGGCCGCCCTCGACAGCGCCGACCGGAACGGTGCGACCGTTCAGTCGGAGCACCGGCAGGAAGAGCACGGTCCGCACATCAGCGAGAACGATGAGGTTTTTCGCCTGCTGATGACAAGTGAGAATCGCAACGCCATGCCGGAAGAAGATCGCCGGATGTTCGCTGGGGTTATCGCCCTTGGAGCGGCCGAGCCACTCTTCCTGATCCATGCCCTCGGTCTCGAAAAGAGAGAACTGGTCAAGCTCCTGTCAGTCTACTTCCCGCTGGTCAACGTCGACAACCTGCTCTTGCTGTCGTCCCACGCCACCCAACTGGCACCGGAAGTTAATTCCGATGTCCGGTCTATCATCCGCTCACATCTCCCAACCGAGGCTGAAGGCGTAACATTACAAACCTCCGCCTGGCTTGCCGACATCCTCGCCGCCCGCGCCGCCCATCCGGGCCATCTCTGGGTCGCCATGGGTTTTTTCGAACGACCGGAACTGACCGCCGCCATCCGGCGGCATCTGCCAACCCTGGCCGAGGCAAACAGTCAGAACATGCGCTGGAAACGTTACCTCTTCAAGCAGGCATGCGATCTGAACGGCGGTGTGATGTGCAAGTCCCCCAGCTGCGGCGATTGCAGTGATTATGACCTCTGTTTTGCTCCGGAATAAAAAGCGGGACCAGTTTCAAATCTGCTCCGGAATCGATCAACAGATTCTCCCCAACTTTAAAGCATAAACATCTTCCACCGGATAACCTTGACTTCCTGCCTGTTGATCAATTTTTGATTACGGAAAAGCATTGAGCAATGCACCAAAATAAAAAATGTACTTGCCAGGGCTTTAAAATACTGAAAATACAGGTAAACTTCGGATATGGAGCAACTGTCCACCCGCCAACTGTTCTTCACTTTTCTCAAGCTCGGCCTGACCTCGTTCGGCGGTCCGGTCGCTCATCTCGGCTATTTCCGCGATGAATTCGTCACCCGCCGCAAGCTGATGACGGATGACGCCTACGCCGACCTCGTCGCCCTCTGCCAGTTTCTGCCCGGACCGGCGAGCAGCCAGGTCGGGATCGGCATCGGTCTTTCCCAGCGCGGCCTCAGGGGCGGTCTGGCCGCCTGGTGCGGCTTCACCCTGCCGTCGGCGCTGCTGTTAATCCTTTTTGCTTATGGGGTCATGGCACTCGATCAATCGATTGTCCGAACCGGCTGGCTGCATGGTCTCAAGGTGGCGGCCGTCGCCGTCGTCGCCCAGGCAATCATCGGCATGGCGAAAACGCTCTGCCCGGATTCGCCTCGCCGCCTGGTGGCGGTAGGGGCCGCTGTTCTCAGCCTCATCATCAGCGGTGTTGGCGGCCAGATGACCGCGATTCTTGCCGGGGCCTTGATCGGACTTTTTTTCCTGCCCGTTGTGCAGACTGATGAACTATCTGAGCAACATTCCGGATCCGGTAAAAAAGGAGCCCTCGTCAGTCTGCTTATTTTCTTCCTGCTTCTGCTGACCGTGCCGTTTTTCGCGGCGGCTCAGCTGCCGGCTCTCGCCGTTTTTGACAGCTTCTACCGGACCGGAGCGCTGGTTTTCGGCGGCGGGCATGTGGTCCTGCCGCTGCTGCAGGCCGAGCTGGTGGACCCCGGATGGGTGAGCAAGGACCTGTTCATGGCGGGTTATGGTGCCGCCCAGGCGGTGCCGGGACCGCTCTTCACCTTTTCCGCGTATCTCGGCACCGTGATGAAAAATACACCAAACGGCTGGTTCGGCGGCCTGCTCGGCCTCGGCGCGATCTTCCTCCCCTCGTTTCTGCTAATGAGTGGAATCCTCCCCTTCTGGGAAAACCTGCGGCGCAACCGGAAACTGAGGAAAGGACTGGTCGGTGTCAACGCGGCCGTTGTCGGCTTGTTGATTGCCGCGTTTTACGACCCGGTCTGGAAAAGCGGGATCTTGTCAATCGGCGATTTCATTATGGCTGCGATCGCATTGGGGCTGTTGCTGAAATGGAAAATGCCCGGCTGGCTGGTCGTCGTCATCTGCGGCATCGGCGGTGCAATACTCTGAGGCTGAGCATCGCTCTTATTTTGACCTTGGGCTTTATTCCATGACAGAAACAACCAGGCATCTCTGCCGCCGGCACAAAGTTTGATCTGCTTGATTAACCCCATGCCCGAATGCTTTTTAAAGCTCCGGTGCCGGGAATCAATTCAACTGAAAATTAATCGGCAACCTGACTTTTGTTCGTGCGTAATCGCCACTGAACGGAGTATTCGCATTGACAGCTTTCAAAGCGGCGCGATCAAGAACCTTGTACCCTGAACTTTCATCGACCTTCAGTTCCTCAACCGACCCGTCCGCGCAAAGGATAAAGCTGAGCACCAGCTTGCCCTGCCACCCCTGCCTCCGGGCAATGATCGGGTAGACCAACTTCCTCAAAACCACTCCGCGAAGGTGTTTGACGGTCTGTGCGTAGACAGCTGCCTGATCGACCC
Proteins encoded:
- a CDS encoding hydrogenase, whose translation is MNDYTDIIRKWATDDRHSGLLDKPDGVGEVGLEAGEAGRKLAVRFTLQRQGERIDKIRYQVFGCGFTIAACAAAADLAEGEAFAAARTIDAGAINRTLEGLPAERDYCAEIAIRALRAALDSADRNGATVQSEHRQEEHGPHISENDEVFRLLMTSENRNAMPEEDRRMFAGVIALGAAEPLFLIHALGLEKRELVKLLSVYFPLVNVDNLLLLSSHATQLAPEVNSDVRSIIRSHLPTEAEGVTLQTSAWLADILAARAAHPGHLWVAMGFFERPELTAAIRRHLPTLAEANSQNMRWKRYLFKQACDLNGGVMCKSPSCGDCSDYDLCFAPE
- a CDS encoding chromate transporter; the encoded protein is MEQLSTRQLFFTFLKLGLTSFGGPVAHLGYFRDEFVTRRKLMTDDAYADLVALCQFLPGPASSQVGIGIGLSQRGLRGGLAAWCGFTLPSALLLILFAYGVMALDQSIVRTGWLHGLKVAAVAVVAQAIIGMAKTLCPDSPRRLVAVGAAVLSLIISGVGGQMTAILAGALIGLFFLPVVQTDELSEQHSGSGKKGALVSLLIFFLLLLTVPFFAAAQLPALAVFDSFYRTGALVFGGGHVVLPLLQAELVDPGWVSKDLFMAGYGAAQAVPGPLFTFSAYLGTVMKNTPNGWFGGLLGLGAIFLPSFLLMSGILPFWENLRRNRKLRKGLVGVNAAVVGLLIAAFYDPVWKSGILSIGDFIMAAIALGLLLKWKMPGWLVVVICGIGGAIL
- a CDS encoding nitrogenase iron-molybdenum cofactor biosynthesis protein NifN; this translates as TRFCLTGEPDQVGGLAAALTEAGGRVEEVVLTVKSPRMDAIKAASVRVGDLEDAENAAAGYDMIIGNFHCEALAHRRHKGLMLRGYPNWEEVGHQLKNDVLYEGGCYLLFEAANIAAKHREAVGHEDTKAPRKTNAF